Genomic window (Candidatus Nitrosocosmicus franklandus):
CATGCCTATCTCCCCAGAATTGATCTGTGACAGGTTCTAAGGATGTTGCACCTTCTGAAACTGCAAGATTAAAAGTCTTATCCACATCATCAACAAAGAGATATAATGAAACGGGTGACCCTCCAATAGTTGAGGGTGATAAACACTTCATTTCTGGAAATTCGTCTGATAACATGATTATGGAGTTTCCTATTTCCAATTCTGCATGGGCAACAGATTTGTTATCCGGCATCATCATAATCCCCTTTTCTACCGCACCAAAAACCCTTTTGTAATATTCTATTGCTTTTAGTGCGTTCTTTACTACCAACATAGGAGTAATACTTCGATATCTTTCTGGAT
Coding sequences:
- a CDS encoding VOC family protein; the encoded protein is MNEAKKNPERYRSITPMLVVKNALKAIEYYKRVFGAVEKGIMMMPDNKSVAHAELEIGNSIIMLSDEFPEMKCLSPSTIGGSPVSLYLFVDDVDKTFNLAVSEGATSLEPVTDQFWGDRHGVIKDPFGHIWSIATHIKDLSEEEIKKAATEAFSKMPK